In one Leptidea sinapis chromosome 25, ilLepSina1.1, whole genome shotgun sequence genomic region, the following are encoded:
- the LOC126971990 gene encoding uncharacterized protein LOC126971990 gives MDALKDSLNTLAEMFEQKMSEFQQGLDNGPITNTSLAAEFNSFRTFVLFAMNTLQRQVEFLGIEVDRLEMRRRRKMLLVHGVSEDKSEDVTSRVCKVVGEHLDVTGFSVASIKSSHRLGRPSEKKPRPIVVKFADVALRDTVWFSKTGFKASGLTVSEFLTKSRHNLFMEARQRFGINKCWTRDGCIHIIAPDGSHHRAECKADLHSIPQTSKQTSKPLTQCTASLTSRSKRTVKNK, from the coding sequence ATGGATGCATTAAAAGACTCGCTCAACACCTTGGCTGAAATGTTCGAACAGAAGATGAGCGAGTTCCAGCAGGGCCTAGATAATGGACCCATTACAAACACATCCTTGGCTGCAGAGTTTAACAGCTTCAGGACCTTTGTGCTCTTTGCCATGAATACTTTGCAGAGACAGGTGGAGTTCCTTGGTATAGAGGTTGATCGGCTGGAGATGCGTAGAAGGCGCAAAATGCTACTAGTGCACGGAGTCAGCGAAGATAAGTCGGAAGATGTTACTTCACGTGTTTGTAAAGTAGTAGGGGAACATCTTGATGTGACTGGATTCTCTGTTGCTTCCATCAAGTCATCCCATCGCTTAGGACGTCCTTCCGAAAAGAAACCTCGTCCTATAGTGGTAAAGTTTGCGGATGTAGCATTGCGGGATACGGTTTGGTTCTCCAAAACTGGATTTAAGGCCAGCGGTTTAACTGTGTCAGAGTTTTTAACAAAGAGTCGTCATAACTTATTTATGGAGGCAAGGCAGAGATTCGGCATAAACAAGTGCTGGACAAGGGATGGATGCATCCATATTATAGCCCCAGATGGTTCACATCACCGAGCTGAGTGCAAAGCTGACCTACACAGCATACCACAGACATCTAAACAGACATCTAAGCCTCTGACTCAGTGTACTGCCAGTCTCACCTCCAGGTCCAAAAGAACAGTCAAAAATAAGTAA